In the Pseudoalteromonas undina genome, one interval contains:
- a CDS encoding peptide MFS transporter, whose translation MSSNSDSGWFGHPKGLSTLFFTEMWERMSYYGMRAMLVLFMTASLQQEGLGFTVASAAAIYGLYTGSVYFLGLPGGWLADRLFGGQKAVWYGGIIIMCGHIILAVPHEYSFFIGLIFVATGTGLLKPNISAMVGQLYTDEDERRDGGYAIYYMGINLGSLIGYYVCGYFMENVGWHWAFGAAAVGMAIGLIQYKRTLNNLPEHSSLPANPLSPKGASRAWGGIAAFVIVVASVTAAAMTGAIVINPTIVAGYTAVVFTVIFFIYFGLVYFKGKLTDAEKQRMWALFLVCVASACFWSGFEQAGSSLNLFARDYTDRLIGTFEIPTTWFQSLNSLFIIALSPFFAALWINLSKKMVSPTYSVKCALGLVIMASGFLVMFMAAHYAAEGLKVAPYWLVTTYFLHTVGELCLSPVALSAVSKLSPRRYTGQMMGVFVLTYSIGNVISGLLAGNFDPNNVAEIPNLYLQIALFSIGVGIILVLMSFKAKVWEKQGLEQTAPAQ comes from the coding sequence ACCCTGTTTTTCACAGAAATGTGGGAACGAATGAGTTACTACGGTATGCGAGCTATGCTCGTATTATTTATGACAGCAAGTTTACAACAAGAAGGCTTAGGATTTACCGTTGCTTCTGCTGCTGCAATTTATGGCTTATACACAGGTTCAGTATACTTTTTAGGTTTACCTGGTGGCTGGTTAGCAGATAGATTATTTGGTGGTCAAAAAGCAGTATGGTACGGCGGTATCATCATCATGTGTGGCCACATTATTTTAGCCGTTCCGCATGAATATTCTTTTTTCATTGGTTTAATCTTTGTCGCAACGGGTACTGGTTTACTTAAACCTAATATCAGTGCCATGGTTGGTCAGCTTTATACTGACGAAGATGAACGCCGTGACGGTGGTTACGCTATTTACTACATGGGTATTAACTTAGGTTCTTTAATTGGTTACTACGTTTGTGGTTACTTTATGGAAAACGTAGGTTGGCACTGGGCATTTGGTGCAGCTGCTGTAGGTATGGCTATTGGTTTAATACAATACAAACGTACACTTAATAACTTACCAGAACATAGCTCGTTACCTGCGAATCCATTAAGCCCTAAAGGTGCTTCACGCGCCTGGGGCGGTATTGCTGCGTTTGTAATTGTTGTTGCCAGCGTGACTGCTGCTGCGATGACAGGCGCTATAGTTATTAACCCGACTATTGTTGCAGGTTACACAGCAGTTGTATTTACTGTTATCTTTTTCATTTACTTTGGCCTTGTTTATTTCAAAGGCAAACTAACCGACGCTGAAAAGCAAAGAATGTGGGCGCTATTTTTAGTCTGTGTCGCTTCTGCGTGTTTTTGGTCTGGTTTTGAACAAGCGGGTTCTTCATTAAACCTATTTGCTCGTGACTACACAGACCGTCTTATTGGCACATTTGAAATTCCAACGACTTGGTTCCAATCTTTAAACTCGCTATTTATTATTGCCCTATCACCATTTTTTGCCGCTCTTTGGATTAATTTATCTAAGAAAATGGTTTCGCCTACTTATAGCGTAAAATGTGCGTTGGGCTTAGTTATTATGGCTTCAGGCTTTTTAGTTATGTTTATGGCAGCACATTACGCAGCTGAAGGCTTAAAAGTAGCTCCTTACTGGCTGGTTACAACGTATTTTTTACATACAGTGGGTGAGCTTTGTTTAAGCCCAGTCGCATTGAGTGCGGTAAGTAAATTATCTCCTCGTCGCTATACGGGTCAAATGATGGGTGTATTTGTACTGACATACTCAATTGGTAACGTAATTTCAGGATTACTTGCTGGTAACTTTGATCCTAACAATGTTGCAGAAATTCCTAACCTTTACTTACAAATTGCATTATTTAGTATCGGTGTAGGTATCATCTTAGTACTGATGAGCTTCAAAGCTAAGGTATGGGAAAAACAAGGTTTAGAACAAACCGCACCAGCACAATAA